The proteins below are encoded in one region of Pseudanabaena sp. BC1403:
- the gatB gene encoding Asp-tRNA(Asn)/Glu-tRNA(Gln) amidotransferase subunit GatB, which produces MTATAPTKTQYEAVIGLETHCQLTTNSKIFCNCSTQFGAPPNTNVCPVCLGMPGVLPVLNEKVLEYAVKAGLALNCQIAPHSKFDRKQYFYPDLPKNYQVSQYDLPIAEHGWLEIQLEDGSTKRIGITRLHMEEDAGKLVHAGSDRLSGSSHSLVDFNRTGVALCEIVSEPDMRSGAEAAAYAQELRRIMRYLGVCDGNMQEGSLRCDVNISVRPVGREKFGTKVEIKNMNSFNAIQRAIDFEINRQVNAIETGSEVIKQETRLWEENTQRTISMRSKEGASDYRYFPEPDLMAIEVPLTTLAQYRSELPTLPSAHRQRYRDEFGLTPYDAALIADDRSIAEFFDATILTGAEPKQVFNWVMGDVTAYLNENKLKIADIALTPTVLGEMIRLITDGTISSKIAKDILPELILKGGSVKDLVASKGLTVLAGAELEKIIDEIIAANPKEVEQYKAGKTKLLGFFVGQTMKKTQGRAEPQSTNKLIADKLAE; this is translated from the coding sequence ATGACTGCAACCGCCCCTACTAAGACACAATACGAAGCCGTAATTGGTTTAGAAACCCACTGCCAGTTGACCACAAACTCAAAAATCTTTTGCAACTGTTCAACCCAGTTTGGTGCGCCACCAAATACGAATGTTTGTCCTGTCTGTCTGGGTATGCCAGGGGTATTACCTGTTCTTAACGAAAAAGTGTTGGAATATGCAGTCAAAGCTGGGCTAGCCCTCAATTGCCAAATTGCTCCCCACAGTAAATTCGATCGCAAACAATATTTTTATCCCGACCTTCCCAAAAACTATCAAGTTTCACAATACGATCTGCCGATCGCAGAGCATGGTTGGCTAGAAATCCAACTAGAAGATGGTAGCACCAAGCGGATTGGTATTACCCGATTGCATATGGAAGAAGATGCAGGCAAATTGGTACATGCAGGTAGCGATCGCCTTTCAGGTTCTAGTCACTCACTAGTAGATTTCAATCGTACAGGTGTGGCTTTATGTGAAATCGTCTCTGAACCAGATATGCGATCGGGTGCAGAGGCGGCTGCCTACGCTCAAGAACTAAGGCGAATTATGCGCTATCTCGGTGTTTGCGATGGCAACATGCAAGAAGGATCACTACGTTGTGATGTGAATATCTCTGTCCGTCCTGTTGGGCGTGAGAAGTTCGGCACGAAAGTGGAAATCAAAAATATGAACTCCTTCAATGCGATTCAAAGAGCAATTGATTTTGAAATTAATCGCCAAGTGAATGCGATCGAAACTGGTAGTGAAGTCATCAAACAAGAAACTCGCCTGTGGGAAGAAAACACTCAACGCACAATCAGTATGCGTTCCAAAGAAGGTGCGAGCGACTATCGCTATTTCCCAGAACCTGACCTGATGGCGATCGAAGTTCCACTGACTACGTTAGCGCAATATCGTTCAGAACTTCCCACACTACCATCCGCCCACCGTCAACGTTACCGCGATGAATTTGGGCTGACTCCCTACGATGCGGCTCTGATTGCCGACGATCGCAGCATTGCCGAATTCTTTGATGCCACGATTCTCACTGGTGCGGAACCAAAGCAAGTCTTTAATTGGGTAATGGGTGACGTTACAGCCTATCTCAATGAGAACAAGCTCAAGATTGCTGATATTGCACTCACTCCTACAGTTTTAGGGGAGATGATCAGACTAATCACCGATGGAACAATCAGCAGCAAAATCGCTAAAGATATCTTGCCTGAGCTCATCCTCAAAGGCGGATCTGTTAAGGATTTAGTTGCATCTAAAGGGTTAACTGTCCTCGCTGGTGCGGAACTTGAGAAAATCATTGATGAGATTATTGCAGCTAATCCTAAGGAAGTGGAACAGTACAAGGCTGGTAAAACTAAGCTCTTAGGATTCTTTGTCGGTCAAACCATGAAGAAAACCCAAGGACGAGCTGAACCACAATCAACCAATAAATTGATTGCTGACAAACTAGCAGAATAG